Proteins co-encoded in one Aerococcaceae bacterium DSM 111021 genomic window:
- a CDS encoding Gfo/Idh/MocA family oxidoreductase, whose translation MKLAIFGAGMIVRDFLDMVKDIPEIELKALLSSERSLEKNTALIDSHHIEGIYTDIDDILKHSDIDTVYVALPNHLHYEYSKKALKAGKHVICEKPFTLTLSELEELEALALSKDLVLIEAITNQYFVNYDQLKRDLSDIGVLKIIECNYSQYSSRYDAFKEGTILPAFNPKMGGGSLMDINIYNIHLVVGILGAPNRVEYYANIERDIDTSGMLVMDYGDIKAVCIGSKDTSAPIKSTFQGTDGSLVVNGPTNTLDNYTKVIRKQTDETIDLKVHPHRMYEEFIAFNRIIKEHDMDTVREKLTHSKIVMDIVDKALDGAGIKLG comes from the coding sequence ATGAAGCTAGCCATATTTGGTGCAGGTATGATTGTCCGTGATTTCTTGGACATGGTTAAAGATATTCCCGAAATTGAATTAAAGGCCTTATTATCTTCAGAACGTAGCCTTGAAAAAAATACCGCTCTAATTGATTCTCATCATATTGAAGGCATTTATACCGATATAGATGACATTCTTAAGCATTCTGATATTGATACTGTCTATGTCGCTTTACCTAATCATTTACATTATGAATATAGTAAGAAAGCACTTAAGGCAGGAAAGCATGTTATCTGTGAAAAACCATTCACTTTAACTTTGAGTGAGCTAGAAGAGTTAGAAGCATTAGCCTTGTCTAAAGATCTAGTGTTGATCGAAGCAATCACGAATCAGTATTTCGTGAATTATGACCAACTTAAACGTGATTTGTCTGATATTGGAGTCTTAAAAATCATTGAATGTAACTATTCGCAGTATTCATCTCGCTATGATGCCTTCAAAGAGGGAACAATTCTTCCAGCCTTTAACCCTAAAATGGGTGGTGGATCGCTCATGGACATTAATATTTATAATATTCACTTAGTTGTGGGCATACTTGGGGCGCCTAATCGCGTTGAATATTACGCAAATATCGAACGAGACATTGATACCTCCGGGATGCTGGTTATGGATTACGGTGACATTAAAGCAGTATGTATCGGATCAAAAGACACAAGTGCGCCAATTAAGAGTACTTTTCAAGGAACTGACGGTTCACTCGTTGTGAATGGCCCAACGAATACCTTAGATAACTATACAAAAGTCATTCGTAAACAAACTGATGAAACGATTGATTTAAAAGTACATCCACATCGCATGTATGAAGAGTTTATCGCATTCAATCGCATCATTAAAGAACATGACATGGACACAGTTCGTGAAAAATTGACTCATAGTAAAATCGTCATGGATATCGTAGATAAAGCACTCGACGGTGCAGGAATTAAATTAGGCTAA
- a CDS encoding diaminopimelate dehydrogenase: MINIGIVGYGNLGRGVEANIKNSSDMNLVGIFTRRNPETLNAEAKAYHMDDLVSFKDKIDVLILCGGSRTDIPEQGPTLAEHFNTVDSYDNHGNIPNYFERVDRVSKEHKNVSIIATGWDPGLFSLNRLIGEAVLPKGDTYTFWGKGLSQGHGDAVRRVEGVKDGVQYTIPNTELIDQIHEGKQVNYTSKSAHTRDVFVVLEDEADADKVREEIITMPDYFEGYKTTVTFISEEELKANHSGLPHGGRVIRSGKTSPENHQVYEFGLDLASNPEFTAAVNVAYARAAYKIHKEGQFGAMTVFDIAPKYLSPKSNEALRKELL, translated from the coding sequence ATGATAAACATTGGAATTGTGGGCTACGGTAATCTTGGGCGTGGAGTAGAAGCGAACATTAAGAATAGCTCAGATATGAATTTAGTTGGGATCTTTACCCGTCGTAATCCTGAAACATTAAATGCAGAGGCAAAAGCGTATCATATGGATGACTTAGTAAGTTTTAAAGATAAGATTGATGTGTTGATATTATGCGGAGGCTCGCGAACAGATATTCCTGAACAAGGACCTACATTGGCTGAACACTTTAATACAGTTGATAGTTACGATAACCACGGAAATATACCAAATTATTTTGAACGTGTTGACCGTGTTTCAAAAGAACACAAAAATGTATCAATTATCGCAACGGGTTGGGACCCAGGTCTATTCTCCCTAAACCGATTAATTGGTGAAGCGGTATTGCCTAAGGGAGATACTTATACTTTCTGGGGTAAAGGATTGAGTCAAGGACATGGGGACGCCGTGCGCCGTGTTGAAGGTGTGAAAGACGGGGTTCAATATACGATTCCCAACACTGAATTAATTGATCAAATTCATGAGGGCAAACAAGTCAACTACACATCGAAGTCAGCGCATACCCGTGATGTGTTTGTTGTATTAGAAGATGAGGCGGACGCAGATAAAGTGCGTGAAGAAATTATAACGATGCCCGATTATTTTGAAGGTTACAAAACAACGGTAACGTTCATTAGCGAGGAAGAACTAAAAGCCAATCATTCTGGCTTACCTCATGGAGGACGTGTCATCCGTTCTGGAAAGACATCGCCTGAAAACCATCAAGTATATGAGTTTGGTTTAGACTTAGCTAGTAATCCTGAATTTACGGCAGCAGTGAATGTTGCTTACGCTCGTGCGGCCTACAAAATTCATAAAGAAGGGCAATTTGGAGCTATGACGGTCTTTGATATTGCACCGAAATACTTATCGCCCAAGAGCAATGAAGCGTTAAGAAAAGAATTACTATAA
- a CDS encoding lipocalin-like domain-containing protein produces the protein MNNIVELLKGTTWSLRSFESLDKNEEIYFPLGDDAKGYIVFDHTGLFSVQIMANHRDEPLSVDTLSSYRTEVEKQMGINGYHAYSGHFSLDEDKAIMTTSVELSLIQDYVGSKQKRSVRIDGNLLYLSNIDHPERKLVWERKS, from the coding sequence ATGAATAATATAGTAGAACTATTAAAGGGAACGACTTGGTCACTGAGATCTTTTGAATCCTTAGACAAAAATGAAGAGATTTATTTCCCATTAGGCGATGACGCAAAAGGTTATATCGTTTTTGACCATACTGGTCTTTTCTCGGTACAAATTATGGCTAATCATCGTGATGAACCATTATCTGTAGATACATTAAGCTCATATCGAACTGAAGTAGAAAAACAAATGGGTATCAATGGATATCACGCTTACTCTGGGCATTTTTCTTTAGATGAAGATAAAGCTATCATGACTACCTCTGTCGAATTAAGTCTCATTCAAGACTATGTTGGATCTAAACAAAAACGTTCGGTCAGAATTGACGGTAATTTACTATATTTATCGAATATAGATCATCCTGAACGCAAATTAGTATGGGAGAGAAAATCCTAG
- a CDS encoding DsbA family protein, with protein MLEIEFFHDVICSFCFPMSDRLRKVVGKYQNIDVQHRSFALGWEVEHFEQMFGSHEAVKPEVLNHWEAANQNDDDHRFNIDGMKQTDFNFPHSQPGLIAAKAAGLIGGNAMYWEVFDKLQDGLFVRNLNIADQQVIDDLVKETSIDFDSWKNQANNDETKQAVLNDLALVNAYGIQGAPALVIDKKYLISGAQPQELIEQALEQAAQEANIDITKPVTPQFQVLGDNTGASCRVENGNWICD; from the coding sequence ATGCTAGAGATAGAATTTTTTCACGATGTTATTTGTTCATTCTGTTTTCCAATGTCTGATCGATTACGTAAAGTAGTGGGTAAATATCAGAACATTGATGTTCAACATCGCTCTTTTGCCCTAGGTTGGGAAGTTGAGCACTTTGAGCAAATGTTTGGCAGTCACGAAGCTGTTAAACCAGAAGTGTTAAACCACTGGGAAGCTGCAAATCAAAATGATGATGACCATCGTTTTAATATTGATGGAATGAAGCAAACTGATTTTAACTTTCCTCATTCACAACCAGGACTAATCGCAGCTAAAGCAGCTGGTTTAATTGGTGGAAACGCAATGTATTGGGAAGTGTTTGATAAACTTCAAGACGGCTTATTTGTTCGCAATCTAAATATTGCAGATCAACAAGTCATTGATGACTTAGTAAAAGAGACGTCCATCGACTTTGATTCATGGAAGAACCAAGCAAATAATGATGAAACTAAACAGGCTGTCTTAAATGACTTAGCCCTGGTTAACGCTTATGGTATCCAAGGAGCTCCAGCTTTAGTCATTGATAAAAAATACTTAATTAGTGGTGCCCAACCTCAAGAGCTTATTGAACAAGCTTTAGAGCAAGCAGCACAAGAAGCAAATATAGATATCACTAAACCAGTGACACCACAGTTTCAAGTACTAGGTGATAATACTGGCGCGTCATGTCGCGTTGAAAATGGAAATTGGATCTGCGACTAG
- a CDS encoding PepSY domain-containing protein — translation MHQETGQFITRVLGRGETEAYQLIRYNGENFFASKSRDDDDDNLAINIDELASIEEITQSVMDHTQNNNIVNWSLDSDDDDDDNDDDDKLEWEITLIDGNREIEVEVDALTGDILDQDDDDIDDVNDDVNDDDNDDDDDRHYYRQFYNDYSGSRPTVYDNNYYYGRDDDRYDDDDRYDDDWDDDDWDDDDWDDDDWDDDGWDDDDWDDDDWDDDDWDDDDWDDDWDDDDWDDDDWDD, via the coding sequence ATGCATCAAGAAACAGGGCAGTTTATTACAAGAGTTCTTGGCCGTGGTGAGACAGAAGCATATCAATTAATTAGATATAACGGGGAAAACTTTTTTGCAAGTAAATCTAGAGATGATGACGATGATAATTTAGCTATAAATATTGATGAGCTAGCTTCTATCGAAGAAATCACTCAATCAGTCATGGATCACACTCAAAATAATAATATCGTTAATTGGAGTTTAGATAGTGATGACGACGATGATGATAACGATGATGACGATAAACTAGAGTGGGAGATTACACTCATTGATGGTAATCGTGAAATCGAAGTCGAAGTTGATGCCTTAACTGGGGATATTCTTGATCAAGATGATGATGATATAGATGACGTTAATGACGATGTAAATGATGACGATAACGACGATGATGACGATCGCCATTACTACCGTCAATTCTATAATGATTATAGTGGAAGCCGTCCAACAGTTTATGATAATAATTATTACTATGGACGTGATGATGACCGTTACGATGATGACGACCGTTATGATGATGATTGGGACGATGATGACTGGGATGACGACGATTGGGACGATGATGACTGGGATGACGATGGCTGGGATGACGACGACTGGGATGACGATGACTGGGATGATGATGACTGGGATGACGACGATTGGGACGACGACTGGGACGATGATGACTGGGATGATGACGATTGGGATGACTAA
- a CDS encoding anti-sigma factor domain-containing protein, producing MSKYDVKETIVIDVKENYVIVMDPSGEIHRLKRKDSLAVGDQIFYFDSDRYQAKEKVHRVNFRPLISLVAVAAVLFLFFNLSQNIFGPSEPAYAAISIGTQEGVQVELNDDYEVVRVINRLGEMENESITEGENLSEITPSLVSLIDESDSLDVLIAISAPNTDDTNAIENLVVEELRNAMANNNIVVIKGTMEDYENATQQEVLLGDYQLANANISLWTDEESRVLSAKEKRDRLSGNAEYYNFNQSSERFRELLESIYNRSEVQELQSFFKGLVTPKPTDNSEFNSDDDWFESFYDEDSYSTDDNVNSSVNSYIEGDDDWDDDDWDDDDWDDDDWDDDDWDDDDDWNDDFDDDDD from the coding sequence ATGAGTAAATATGATGTAAAAGAAACAATTGTCATAGACGTCAAAGAAAATTACGTCATCGTCATGGACCCGAGTGGTGAAATTCATCGGTTGAAAAGAAAAGATTCTTTAGCCGTTGGAGATCAAATTTTTTACTTTGATTCTGATCGATATCAAGCAAAAGAAAAAGTTCATCGTGTGAATTTCAGACCACTGATAAGCCTCGTAGCTGTTGCGGCAGTGTTGTTCTTATTCTTTAATCTTTCTCAAAATATATTTGGTCCATCAGAACCTGCATATGCAGCCATTTCAATTGGAACACAAGAAGGTGTTCAAGTTGAACTGAATGATGATTATGAAGTCGTTAGAGTAATTAATCGACTGGGTGAAATGGAGAATGAAAGCATAACTGAAGGAGAAAACTTAAGTGAAATTACACCTTCACTTGTAAGTCTCATTGATGAATCAGATTCCTTAGATGTTCTGATCGCTATCTCGGCTCCCAATACGGATGATACAAATGCGATTGAGAATTTAGTAGTAGAAGAGTTAAGAAACGCAATGGCAAACAACAATATTGTTGTTATTAAAGGAACAATGGAAGACTACGAAAATGCGACTCAACAAGAAGTCTTATTGGGTGATTATCAATTGGCTAATGCAAATATTTCATTGTGGACTGATGAAGAGAGTCGCGTATTATCAGCTAAAGAAAAACGTGACCGCTTATCAGGAAACGCGGAGTATTATAATTTTAACCAAAGTAGTGAACGTTTTAGAGAATTATTAGAAAGTATCTATAATCGCTCAGAAGTTCAAGAACTACAAAGCTTCTTCAAAGGATTAGTTACACCAAAACCAACAGATAATAGTGAATTTAATTCAGATGATGATTGGTTCGAATCGTTTTATGATGAAGATTCGTATAGTACTGATGACAATGTCAATAGTTCAGTGAATTCTTATATAGAAGGTGACGATGACTGGGATGATGACGATTGGGACGACGATGATTGGGATGATGACGATTGGGATGATGACGACTGGGATGATGATGACGATTGGAATGATGATTTTGACGATGATGATGATTAA
- a CDS encoding sigma-70 family RNA polymerase sigma factor gives MEKQIEQLIEEHYGFIIKVVSETTNRYVNVQNDDAFSIALLAFKEAVEKYDESKGSLLNFVKVVIRSRVIDYLRKEKKNEEMASLDSMAESGMQFQDESKQSENVLAIEIEEWKSTIEDFDITLEQLIEESPKHQDSRERAIHISEKSSKHKPITIPLFEKKRLPIKLTATYNNVSVKVVKGNKVFITSTIIIFKNGLASLIDWIKRG, from the coding sequence ATCGAGAAACAAATTGAGCAACTAATTGAAGAGCATTATGGCTTCATTATAAAAGTAGTCAGCGAGACTACCAATCGATATGTTAATGTTCAAAATGATGATGCTTTTTCAATTGCTTTGTTAGCTTTTAAAGAAGCCGTTGAAAAATATGACGAGTCAAAAGGATCTTTACTAAATTTTGTAAAAGTGGTCATTCGAAGTCGCGTGATTGATTATCTAAGGAAAGAAAAAAAGAATGAAGAGATGGCATCCTTAGATTCCATGGCAGAATCAGGCATGCAATTTCAAGATGAATCGAAACAAAGTGAAAATGTATTGGCTATTGAAATTGAAGAGTGGAAAAGCACGATTGAAGACTTTGATATTACTTTGGAGCAATTAATAGAAGAATCTCCAAAACATCAAGATAGTCGCGAAAGAGCCATTCATATATCGGAGAAATCAAGTAAACATAAGCCGATTACAATACCCTTATTTGAAAAGAAGCGTCTACCTATAAAACTAACCGCAACATATAATAATGTCTCAGTGAAAGTCGTTAAAGGAAACAAAGTGTTTATCACATCGACAATTATTATATTTAAAAATGGGTTAGCGAGCTTAATAGATTGGATAAAGAGGGGATAA
- a CDS encoding LysM peptidoglycan-binding domain-containing protein, whose amino-acid sequence MRNKKYLLRRKGFSVKKALLSIGVVASIGLAFSHSTEILDSALANSTTENVDVSQTNNVLSHPVVQKEQNAALNALINRWQEKSAEEIKEELLRQEEAGSIAYVVQWGDTLPNIASAAGLTVDQLLDLNGLSEDYHMNTADILIGLIDNQDIHVAGAYDDDWDDDDWDDDDWDDDDWDDDDWDDDDWDDDDWDDDDWDDDDWDDDDWDDDDWDDDDWDDDDWDDDNGYDDDWDDDDNYWLERFYNDPNNIPGHNPKTEGDIPTTIAQDTEVETTQSPDQTVDSQVADTTLDELPPVDTTVTDSNNVNLDAVTQEFHNLVNQERANNGQSQLNYGNHLQTAAVSRTSEITEHFSHTRPNGLSFFTAPGFDQGGTIVGENLQQTYISQNATPEEIAQKLFDNWKKSPGHYENMMDGSYLDHAIQLDTYENGDNIIIYSTQVFSN is encoded by the coding sequence ATGCGAAACAAGAAATATCTATTAAGAAGAAAAGGTTTTAGTGTTAAAAAGGCTCTATTATCAATTGGTGTTGTTGCTTCCATTGGATTAGCTTTTAGTCATTCGACTGAAATCTTAGATAGTGCTTTAGCTAATTCCACAACTGAAAATGTAGATGTATCTCAAACAAATAATGTATTAAGCCATCCGGTAGTGCAAAAAGAACAAAATGCTGCTTTAAATGCATTGATTAATCGTTGGCAAGAAAAATCGGCTGAAGAAATTAAAGAGGAATTACTTCGTCAAGAAGAAGCCGGTTCTATTGCTTATGTCGTTCAGTGGGGAGACACTCTTCCAAATATTGCTTCCGCTGCAGGATTGACCGTTGATCAATTATTAGACTTGAATGGTCTGAGCGAAGATTATCATATGAATACTGCAGATATCTTAATCGGTCTCATTGATAACCAAGATATTCACGTCGCTGGCGCATATGACGATGATTGGGATGATGACGACTGGGACGACGATGATTGGGACGACGATGACTGGGATGACGATGATTGGGATGATGACGACTGGGACGACGATGATTGGGATGACGACGACTGGGACGACGATGATTGGGATGATGACGACTGGGATGATGATGACTGGGATGACGACGACTGGGACGACGATGACTGGGATGATGACAACGGTTATGATGATGACTGGGATGATGACGACAATTATTGGTTAGAACGATTCTATAACGATCCGAATAACATTCCAGGACACAATCCGAAAACCGAAGGGGATATTCCTACAACGATTGCCCAGGATACTGAAGTAGAAACAACACAATCGCCTGATCAAACAGTAGATAGTCAAGTAGCGGATACAACTTTAGATGAATTACCACCCGTTGATACGACTGTAACAGATTCAAATAATGTCAATCTTGATGCTGTTACTCAAGAATTCCATAATTTAGTCAATCAAGAACGTGCAAATAATGGGCAAAGCCAATTGAATTATGGTAATCATTTACAAACTGCTGCCGTAAGTCGAACATCAGAAATTACAGAACATTTCTCACATACAAGACCGAATGGATTATCATTCTTCACAGCACCCGGCTTTGATCAAGGTGGTACAATTGTCGGAGAGAACTTACAACAAACATATATTTCACAAAATGCAACACCAGAAGAAATTGCTCAAAAATTATTTGATAACTGGAAGAAAAGTCCAGGACACTATGAAAACATGATGGATGGTTCGTATTTAGATCATGCAATTCAACTTGATACATACGAAAATGGAGACAACATCATTATCTATTCAACACAAGTATTTAGTAATTAA
- a CDS encoding ABC transporter ATP-binding protein, giving the protein MSNTKQRKTNFSLKEQWGILRYLFSFAKSEIKWFIVSIVMMTFASALSAYLPIIIQQYIDDYLSTSSATIQVTLQVAGTYLVLLFLRMIIVYLKDFTFKLASEHTVANMRNNIYRKLGTLSLDYFNKTPNGEVVSRVTNDTETIKEFWNVFLTFFDGFINATMIAVAMFSLSASMSWVFMAFIPVVFVLIYVYQKISTVIYRRMRQALSKVNARLSESTMGMWLIQQFNQTERMKEEFDEVNQEYLMARTNMFKMNAILLMPAINLIEQIVLVIVIWIFASQLIAGSLVDIGIIYAFTSYSKSFFHPIGGMLDSLSIYQDGLVSASRGMALLDDDNTEPIPTSDAMDTQITGQINIDDLYFSYDGEHNVLKDIELEVAPGEMIAIVGHTGSGKSTIINLLMRFYEYQEGIISVDKQDIRNHSKKSIRSQIGLVQQDAFMFYGDFFDNIRLHGNYTDEEVIDAAKFTGADHFINTLEEGYHSPISEGGSSLSAGQKQLINIARTIIRNPRILILDEATANIDTETEQYIQQSLEKIREQATLIVIAHRLSTIKNADKIYVLHKGRVIEKGRHDELIELEGTYYDMYRLQSLQEEA; this is encoded by the coding sequence ATGAGTAATACGAAACAAAGGAAAACAAACTTCTCACTGAAAGAACAATGGGGTATTTTACGTTACCTATTCTCGTTTGCGAAGTCAGAAATTAAATGGTTTATTGTTTCAATTGTGATGATGACTTTTGCCTCTGCTTTATCAGCTTACTTACCAATTATTATTCAACAATATATAGATGATTACTTATCAACAAGTTCAGCAACAATACAAGTAACATTACAAGTTGCAGGAACTTATTTAGTCCTATTATTTCTAAGAATGATTATAGTTTATCTTAAAGATTTTACATTCAAATTAGCTTCTGAACATACGGTAGCGAATATGCGTAATAATATTTACCGCAAATTAGGGACGTTGAGTTTAGATTACTTTAACAAAACGCCAAATGGTGAAGTTGTATCTCGCGTAACCAACGATACAGAAACAATTAAAGAATTTTGGAATGTCTTCTTGACATTCTTTGATGGCTTTATTAATGCGACAATGATAGCTGTTGCAATGTTTTCTTTGAGTGCATCTATGTCTTGGGTGTTCATGGCCTTTATCCCGGTGGTTTTTGTATTAATATATGTATACCAAAAGATTAGTACGGTTATTTACAGGCGGATGCGACAAGCTTTAAGTAAAGTGAATGCTAGGTTAAGTGAGTCAACTATGGGAATGTGGCTGATTCAACAGTTTAACCAAACTGAGCGAATGAAAGAAGAATTTGATGAGGTCAATCAAGAATACTTAATGGCGAGAACGAATATGTTCAAGATGAATGCGATACTATTAATGCCAGCGATTAATTTGATTGAACAAATTGTTTTAGTCATTGTTATTTGGATCTTTGCTTCGCAACTCATTGCTGGATCTCTCGTTGATATAGGAATTATTTACGCTTTTACATCTTATTCGAAGTCATTTTTCCACCCAATTGGAGGGATGCTAGACAGCTTGAGCATTTATCAAGATGGACTCGTATCGGCTTCACGAGGCATGGCTTTACTGGATGATGACAATACTGAGCCTATACCTACATCAGATGCAATGGACACTCAAATTACTGGGCAAATTAATATCGATGATTTATATTTCTCATATGATGGTGAACATAATGTATTGAAAGATATTGAGTTAGAAGTGGCACCGGGAGAAATGATTGCTATTGTGGGCCATACTGGTTCCGGAAAGAGTACAATCATCAACTTATTGATGCGCTTCTATGAGTATCAAGAAGGTATTATCTCTGTCGATAAACAAGATATTCGTAATCATTCAAAGAAAAGCATCCGCTCTCAGATAGGGCTTGTACAACAAGATGCATTCATGTTTTATGGTGACTTCTTTGATAACATTCGCTTACATGGGAATTACACAGATGAAGAAGTGATTGATGCTGCCAAATTTACAGGAGCTGATCATTTTATCAATACTTTAGAAGAAGGGTATCATTCTCCAATTAGTGAAGGTGGATCGTCATTATCAGCGGGTCAGAAGCAATTGATTAACATTGCGCGGACAATCATTCGTAACCCTCGTATTCTGATATTAGATGAAGCGACTGCCAATATTGATACAGAAACAGAACAATATATTCAACAAAGTCTTGAGAAGATACGAGAGCAAGCAACGTTAATTGTTATTGCTCACCGTCTTTCAACAATCAAGAATGCAGATAAAATTTATGTCTTACATAAAGGACGTGTCATTGAAAAAGGCCGTCATGATGAATTAATTGAATTGGAAGGTACGTATTACGATATGTATCGACTTCAATCATTACAAGAAGAAGCATAA
- a CDS encoding ATP-binding cassette domain-containing protein: protein MFQIFKKLSWFFKLRWKTYTLAISGLIACALLSASIPLIIGNLVDEMARGSITWTSLTQQTGLLLIIGLVMYGLRYMWRSNLFGNSTLLEAIMRNRLFDHFTKMDQKFYGEYRTGDLMAHATNDLAALRFVAGGGIITLTDSLSITVVTLFSMLFIIDWQLTLLTIIPFPLLIFVAHYLGKLINKYFRGSLQSFSQMNDHVQESVSGMKVIKAFGEEEDDYRDFVKETDNVVEKNKKVFRIDSAYTPVIDVITGLTYVLTIIFGTYFIQNGRITLGDLIAYLSYLGNMTWPLLAVGRLVNTMERGNASYDRVTELLSAKATVVNAPNPVKGLEYDNLKVDIDSFSYPDSDVIILKDIHFELKEGDTLGIVGRTGSGKSSLFNLLVRNFDVKVGEILIDDTPLSKIDMIELNERVGYISQNNLLFSTTVRENIRFGRPDMSQEEVEYYAKIADVHEDILEFSEGYDTLVGERGVSLSGGQKQRISIARTLAMNPKILIMDDGLSAVDAKTEQRILSNLRKFRKSGITIIATHRISSIMRSNEILVLDQGHISERGSHEELLTQAGWYDNMFRQQQLDQKISESGEVDE, encoded by the coding sequence ATGTTTCAAATATTTAAAAAATTAAGCTGGTTCTTCAAACTGAGATGGAAGACTTATACACTTGCAATTAGTGGTTTGATTGCTTGTGCTTTATTATCTGCATCCATTCCTTTAATTATTGGGAATCTAGTTGATGAGATGGCAAGGGGTAGTATTACTTGGACGAGTTTAACGCAACAAACTGGCTTGTTACTTATTATTGGATTGGTTATGTACGGTTTACGCTATATGTGGCGTAGTAATTTATTCGGAAATTCAACATTATTAGAAGCGATTATGCGAAATCGTTTGTTTGATCATTTTACTAAGATGGATCAGAAGTTTTATGGTGAATATCGAACTGGAGACTTAATGGCCCATGCAACCAATGACTTAGCGGCTTTACGCTTTGTTGCTGGTGGGGGGATTATTACCTTAACTGACTCTCTTTCCATTACAGTCGTAACATTATTTTCAATGTTATTTATCATTGACTGGCAATTAACATTGCTTACTATCATACCTTTTCCATTATTAATTTTTGTAGCCCATTATCTTGGGAAGTTAATTAATAAGTATTTTCGTGGCTCACTTCAATCATTCTCACAAATGAATGACCATGTACAAGAAAGTGTATCGGGGATGAAAGTTATTAAAGCTTTTGGTGAAGAGGAAGACGATTACCGAGATTTTGTTAAAGAAACAGATAATGTGGTTGAGAAGAATAAGAAAGTATTCCGAATTGATTCGGCCTATACACCTGTGATTGATGTTATTACCGGATTAACTTATGTATTAACAATTATCTTTGGGACATACTTTATTCAAAATGGTCGAATTACGTTAGGGGATTTAATTGCTTACTTAAGTTATCTAGGTAATATGACGTGGCCATTACTTGCGGTAGGACGTTTAGTCAATACGATGGAGCGTGGGAATGCGAGTTATGACCGAGTTACTGAATTGCTATCAGCGAAAGCAACTGTTGTTAATGCGCCAAATCCTGTTAAAGGTTTAGAGTATGACAATTTAAAAGTTGATATTGATTCATTCAGCTACCCAGACTCAGATGTAATCATCCTTAAAGATATTCACTTTGAATTAAAAGAAGGGGATACTTTAGGAATCGTTGGACGAACAGGATCTGGAAAGAGTTCACTTTTTAACTTACTGGTACGTAATTTTGACGTTAAAGTTGGTGAAATTCTGATTGATGATACACCGTTGAGTAAGATTGATATGATAGAATTAAATGAACGCGTAGGTTACATATCACAAAATAATTTACTATTTTCAACAACTGTTCGTGAGAATATTCGTTTTGGTCGACCGGACATGTCTCAAGAAGAAGTGGAATACTATGCGAAAATTGCGGATGTTCATGAAGATATCTTAGAGTTCTCAGAAGGTTATGACACTTTAGTTGGGGAACGAGGAGTGAGTCTATCTGGAGGGCAGAAGCAACGCATCTCCATAGCCCGTACACTTGCTATGAATCCCAAAATATTAATTATGGATGATGGGCTATCGGCAGTAGATGCTAAAACTGAACAAAGAATTTTATCAAATTTACGTAAATTCCGTAAGAGTGGTATTACAATTATAGCGACTCACCGGATTAGTTCGATTATGCGTTCGAATGAAATTCTTGTTCTAGACCAAGGACATATTAGTGAAAGAGGTTCACACGAGGAATTATTAACTCAAGCAGGATGGTACGATAATATGTTCCGCCAACAACAATTGGACCAAAAAATTTCAGAAAGTGGTGAAGTAGATGAGTAA